The nucleotide window cctgggtcaggaagatcccctggagaagggctagactacccactccagtattcttggacttctcttgtggctcagctagtaaagaatccacctgcaatgtgggagacctgggttccatccctggattgagaagatcccctggagaagggaaaggctacccattccagtattctggcctggtgaattccatggactgtgtagtccatggggttgcaaagactgagcgactttcactttcactttctttcccattaggtggccaaagtattggagcttcagcttcagcgtcagtccttacagttaatatttagggttgatttcctttgggtttgactggtttgatctctaggaTTGATCCTGCATTGACATATAATTATCACCCAGAGTCCATAGTTGACATTACATTTCACTCTTGAttttgtacattctgtgggtttgaacTGATGTGTAATGATGTCTCCATCATTATAATATCATGGAGTGTCttcattgctttaaaaattctttgtgcTCTGCCTGTTCACCCCTCCCCTACCCTAACCATTGAAAACCACTAatgtttttactttgttttctctttttccatagttttgccttttccagaatattcCATAGTTGGAGTCATATAGCACATAGCTTTTTTTCAGATTGCTTTCTTTCgtttattaatatgtatttaaggttcctccaggtttttcatgacttgatagctcatctctttttagtgtttattttaatttttagcatCTATGTTAAAAACTGGCCTTCAAACTAGATAATGTAGGGATTCTGGTAAATGAAGATTTCTTCATTTTTGAGGTCACCACTCCTTTCCTGGGGTTTCTGAGCATGTTCAGAACACACTTAGAGAAGTACTGTTCCTGATCTGGGGTTTCccttatatttgttatttttactgATTCAACAACTAACAATTAGGAAATTGAGATTTAGAgccttccctggcggtccagtggttaagactgccttccagtgcagggcatgcaggttggatccctcaTCAGGGAGCTAAGCATCTacgtgccttgtggccaaaaaacaaaatcataaaacagaagcaatattgtaacaaattcaataaagattttaaaaatggtccacaccaaaaaaacctttaaaaaaatcaaaatttagaCAGAGAGGAGTGGTCCACCATATGAGCACTGTAACACATTCActttttgttaatatttcttaGTTCTTACTCCACTCTGTACAGATGGTACTAAGGCTAGAAGATATACTACACATTGCATTTACTCCATTCCTTTTTGAATCTGGCAAGAAGTTACACTGAATTTTTGACTGTTGACTGTTACATTGTGATGTTGGTTAACCTCCAGTTGTTTATGAAAGATGGTGTGTATTTGCCATACATGGTGGCAATAAACAGACTTTGCATTGGCTAACGTTGTGTTCTCTCAATTAGATGCTGATGGAAAATTAAGTGTGAAATTTGGGGTCCTCTTCCAAGATGACAAATGTGCCAACCTCTTTGAAGCACTGGTAGGGACTCTCAAAGCGGCAAAACGAAGGAAGATTATTACATACTCAGGAGAGCTACTTTTGCAAGGTGTTCATGATGATGTTGACATTATATTGCTTCAAGATTAATGTGGTTTGCATAGCTctgtttattgttttttgtttgtttctggtaAACTGGAATATTAAGTCAAAGGACAAACATACGAACCtacttaatgtatttttataGAACTTTGTAAACAAAAGGAGACTCATTTTAGAAGTCTGTCCTTTTTTCTATCTTAAAAACAAGTTTGTGTATTACACTGTAAAATGAACAAAACCTATTATTTTTCTCAGGAATCTGGTTGGAAAATGTAAACAATGGGGCTTTTTTGGTGGGGGTACCAGGAATGTTTGTTTCATAAATTATTCATAGACAATTTCTACAGATATTGGACATTCTGTGAAATCAAGAAACAAACTTGTAAGACTAGCTTCCACAAAGAATATAATGTTTATGTAATAAAAACATATAACTCCCTTAAAATTATCTTATTGTCTTATTTTGTCATTTGAAATTTATGTACTTCACAGTCTTGAGTTTTTGCATCAACATTAGGTAACCGCAGTAAAAGTTTTCTTAatttggagaaatattttcttaaaactacAGAATTTAAAAAGTAGGGATGATTAGTGTTACGACTGGGCCCTGTTAAATATAACGATTTTGATGCCTATAACGCGCTTAACACTGGTAGGGGACATGCCCAAAAAGTGTAACCCCAAAACTTCACTTTCTAACTGGATTAGTCAGACCCACCTGAAACAATACAGGAGTATTTATGATTGCATGTTGCAGCTTGTAGTACAGAACTGAAAATGATACAGAATCTCAAGGAGGACAAGATCAGTGAAAGGCCTTGTGGTTGGAAGAGGTATAGAGGAGGCAAAATTTGTAGGATTAGAGCTGATTATATTCAGAGGGGGAAAGATGGGATGGGTGAGGGTGATGACCTAAGGGAAGGCAGAGGGACATGGATTATTAGCAAGGCATGATTTTGTGAGAGGATATCAGAATTCACTGGCACTTCATAGTCACTgtgaacatttattgagcctTTATTATGCTAATCCTCTTATAACCCTGTGAGGTCAGTATTAATGTTACCTCCCATTTCATGGATGAGGTAAGAAAGACACAGAAAGGTTAAGAGCTTGTTTAAGTTCACCTAGCCAGAAAGTGAGTAAGTCAGGATTTTGAAATTTGACTCATCTAATTGGCAAGGCCAGGGATGGGATGGACTTCAGGCATGGCTGGCTCCAGGGACTCAACCACTGTTGTTTAACACTACCTTGCCATATTGGCTCTGATGCGTTTTTTggttctttctcattctctttctacTGTAAATAGATTTCCTGCATATATTAATAGATGGCTGCagatagtactcttgcctggaaaatcccatggacggaggagcctggtgggctgcagtccatggggttgcaaagagtcagacacgactgaagtgacttcactttcacttttcaccttcatgcattggagaaggaaatggcaacccactctagtgttcttgcctggagaatcccagggatgggggagcctggtgggctgccatctatggggttgcacagagtcggacatgactgaagcgacttagcagcagcagcagcagcagcagatagttgCAATGCATCTACTCTTGGATTAGCAACACTAGTAGAGAgagaattatatattattaatcatatataattatataccattaattatatataattgattataaatgttaattatgaACTTTAAGACAGGAACTCTTATTGGCTCCACTTGCAGCATAAGTTGACCCTTCTGATCAATAGCATTTGCCAGAGGGAGAAGATATCTTGAATGTCCTGGGTTATATGCTTGTTTCTGAGTGAGGATTGGGTAGGACCTGTGCTTCACAGCCTCACCTCAAATAGGAAGGGGATAGTTCCCTAAGGGAAGGATGCTGAGCACATGGGAACAACACAGGTTGACCATAGATTGGGAACAACACAGGTTGACCATAGATAAGGAACACCTTTGAGGGCTGCATCCACAAAACCATGCAtatgagagaaaacaaaagataaatgagAAATGGTCAAAAGATAACTATCGTATGGCCTCAGTAACTGGGAGAAAAATGTGTTTGCCGAGACGGGGAAATTGAGTGGAGCAGGAAGGCTGATTTTAGGCAAAGTGCATTTGGACATGGTGGACTTGGAATGTTTGGACTGGAAACGTGTAATAAGCAGGCGAGGATTAGGTTCTGCAACTTAGGTGAAGGTTCAGGAATATTGATAGAGACCTGAGAGTTATTTTGATTTtgatatgtatcagttcagttcagttcagtcactcagtcgtgtctgactctttgcgaccccatgaatcgatgATCATAATTCTGCCTCTATTATTATCTAAGTTGAGATTTTAATTATTAGGCATTTAGAAAACAGAGAAGATATATAATCTACAGACTTTGTAAAAGCCTAGTGTGAAAAAATGaagcaattttaaaaggaaaacaatctGGGTAACTCACATGTCTGATGGAACCTTTTTGAGAGGAGGTTGATCATAGTCAAAGGCTTCCTTAAAACTTCAGAAGGTGAAAAGAGTTACTCAATTTGTTACTTTCTTTAGTGTCTTCTTGGTGAGTATCAAATGCAATTTGAAACCCATAATGGTTTTAGAATTTGAGAAAtatcttccagaaaaatatccatgGGGTTATCTAGTTATTTTGAGAAAATTAGCAGAGCAGCATTCCTATCTACCACTCACGTCTGCAATaatacagttttatatatatttctaaatatatatatatttatacatatatttagatTCAAGATGGTCATATCCTttgaaaactcttgaaagtcccttggactacaaggagatccaaccagtccattctaaaggagatcagccctgggatttctttggaaggaatgatgctaaagctgaaactccagtactttggccacctcatgcgaagagttgactcattggaaaagactctgatgctgggagagatatggggcaagaggagaaggggacgccagaggatgacatggctggatggcatcactgactcgatggacgtgagtctcagtgaactccaggagttggtgatggacagggaggcctggcgtgctgcgattcatgggatcgcaaagagtcggacacgactgagcgactgatctgatctgatctgatcgtggtcttaaaattcaaaatgataAATTTGATTTGATCCAAATTCACagttaaaataatttctcttggCCATAAACTGCATTTCAGTTAATCATCTCAGTAATGAGTGTCACTGACTATAGGCAGATGGAAATTAGAAATTATAAACAATTGTACACAAACATTTCTTCTGTTATGCAATAGAAACATATAGTATCTACTTTACTCAAGTCACTGTGCTAGGCATTAGGGGTTATTATTCTCAAAGAGAAGCAAGTAACTTGCacaatgtatattaaatatagaaCCTTTGGATAAACGACAGGGATACAGGTGCAAAAATGATGAACTGTTTTGGGGTGAACTGAATGAAGATTTCCTTAAAGTCAGGAGAACGATCCAGAAGGACTTTACTGGTGCAGTTCTTTATGCCTGCAAAGGTAGAGAAAGGCAAGTAActtaaggaagaaagaggagtATTGGGACCCGAGGCTGGAAAGGGTTGGGACATTACTTTGAACCTTAAAGACTGAAGAAACATTTCTAAGTGTATgtgttactgctaagtcacttcagttgtgtccgactctgtgcga belongs to Bubalus kerabau isolate K-KA32 ecotype Philippines breed swamp buffalo chromosome 9, PCC_UOA_SB_1v2, whole genome shotgun sequence and includes:
- the ABRACL gene encoding costars family protein ABRACL; protein product: MNVDHEVKLLVEEIHRLGSKNADGKLSVKFGVLFQDDKCANLFEALVGTLKAAKRRKIITYSGELLLQGVHDDVDIILLQD